The Lolium rigidum isolate FL_2022 chromosome 1, APGP_CSIRO_Lrig_0.1, whole genome shotgun sequence region tgcatgtttacaatataaagtcgatCCTCTTTACCATATTCTTTAAAAAGAGTTAAGGCCGTTGCAATCCCAGCTTCCTCAGCGTTTGGACGGTGCCGTGGGGCCCGTTGTCGGTGTATTGGCTTCCATTCGGGTCTGGCCCGCTTCTGCATGGTTGCCGCGTGTTCTGTTCGGGCCTGGTTATCTCTTCCGTCGGCGTGGGGTGGAGGTTTGACCGACCATGTTCTTCCCTCTTCGCGTGCTAGATTTCGTCTCGATTCCGGCCGATTCTCCGCTGGTTGATCTTGCCTGCTGCGGTTCCTTTGCTCTTCTGGCGTTTTCTTTCTTTTGCACTGGCGAATCTTGCCTGTTCCTGTGCTAATCACGCTATTGTTTCGGCGATCTAGGTCTGGAGGGGCTGGTTCTTTGGTGGGATCCCTTCGCCTGTTCGTTCGGCCAgcgcggccggcgcggccggctggTTTCCCTGAGGTACGTACCTTCCTTCTTCTTGAGattttcctctttcttttttGGATGATTTATGTGCGTGCTGCTCTTTGTTCTTTGTAATAAGATATTTTTTCCCCTCTGAGATGCTGCTACGTTTTACTACCTGAGATGTGATTCGTAAAATCGTACTACCTCATGGCATCATTGAAGCGAGAAAAGGCTGATTAAGTTAGGAGTTGTACTGTAGGGCGGCACCTGTATCGATGTGGTTCCTGTATATGTTTTTCTCTGTACGAAGTTGTTGACCGGCTTAGTTGGATTTGTTTGCTGATCTGCCTGTATTTCCACCCCTAATATAATGCATGCCAGATTCGTGTTTTTATTGTTCATCTGCTACATTCTAAGCTGTCCTAATACAATGCACGTGGGGTAAAGGTGTTGTGCGTTTTAGTTGAAGTGCCTGAAATCGAGCCTGCAGTTACGACCTGTCAGCTAATGTGTGCTTTTATGAAAATAAATATGCTACTTTTCGTTACGCTGAATTTAGGTTGCGAGGCTGGTGATTATGGTTTTGCTATGCTTATCCGGAGAGGTAGGAATCTGGTTTAGCCTGCCTCGCTATGCTTACAAGCTTAGATCGTTTCAGAACATACTTGCAAACGTGGGTGATAAGAATTATCTTGCAGGTGATTTATGTGCGACCGTAGCTATTATACGTGGGGCATTTTTGTCATGTTATTTGTGTAGCTATTATTCAACTATGGTGACTTGTTTTTCCGTAATTGTAGATGTGATTGGCATAGTGACGGGTGTTTCTTCCCTTGTGAGCATCGATGTGAAGGGACATTCTACTTCTAAGTGCACTCTCTGCCTTACAGATACACGGTTTGTGGTCTCTGTCTCTGTCGTGTTAACATGCTGCTTACTTATATGTGCTGACTATATTTTCCATGCTGCGGGGATACTGCGGACGGTTGCACTGTGGGGAAGAAATGCGGAGGCCATAGATTTGGGTCGTTTGATAGAGGATAGTTCTAGAGAGCCTGTGGTTGCTTTAATAATGGGGTGCACCCATAAAAAGCAAGATTGTATGTTCGCATGCCTCTGTTTTTTGTTTCTTTGAGAGTGTTTGAGCTTGTGGATACCGAATTAATAATGTGTTAAATCTGTTTTCCTTGCGGTTGTTATAGCTGTGCTCAAGCTATCTACTAGCTATGGATCTCAGGTTTGCATCAACATGGATATCCCGGATATTGTCGCTTTGCGTGCTAGGTATTGAATCTTTACTTTTCTCACATGTTGTGGTTTCTTTTGATTTTCAATTTACTAGGATCTATCTGTTCTTTGCTTTGTATTGTAGGGGGGTTGGTCGCTGTTGCTGGttgttgttttattttttttctttttttctcaactgcgttttttgttgtttttggtggAGGTTGAGGAGGGGCTTCGTAGAAGTGATCTGTGTCCTGGTGTTTTGCTGTTGGGTAATGTGCCCTGTAGACCGCATCTGATAAATCCTGTAGTGTGTTCTGTTTTATGGCTCGCTCTTTTAGATGCGGTTAAAAGAGGTGTATATATATCAGATATGTGGAGATAGGAATAAGATCTATGTTGCGAGGATTAATTTCATAAATTAGAAATTGAACATTGGGCCACTTAGAGAGTCTGTGGGAGCTGTGGCTATTTTTTAGGTAGGTTCTCTATTTTTTTGAGGAATATTGCTTCTTGGTGACGGGCAGTTCTGATTATGTATATTAGTTGCTTGATATTACCTGTTAGTGGATGCTGGTATGATATTTATTGACATTTTGATGCTTTCAATTTTTTTGGTAAGCCATCGTGATCTGATTGGTAATAAGGGTTGTTAAATGTGTGTGCGGTTGGTAAATCCATAAGGTCGTGGAAAAGTTTAGGCTATGTTTCCTTAGCAGTATGCCATATATGGTTTGTTTGTAGTAGGGCGTTATATTATTGTCTATGAAAGAGGTTAGGAAATGCATATATAGTTGGGTCATAGTTAGATTTGCAGAATCGTTTAGGTGCTGCAAATATTTTGAACAAATGAGAGTGTGTTTTACCAGTTTGTTTAATTCATATGTTAGTGGCATTATGTTTCATAGTTAGTAAGGCTTATTGTGAGAGTAGGATGTTTGATGTGTTGTCGAAAAAATTAAGTGAATAGAGTGTGATAAAGTTAGTCCTTGGTGGTTGCTTAGAAAGAAGGATGTGAGCCGCAGTTAGTAAGAATGTTTATTAGTGGCTAGGGTTTTCTGCATTAAACTACATTTTATACTGTTACCATATTCGTTTTGTGTTGTCTGTTTTACGTTTCTTACGAGAATTACTCTTGGTTTCTTTAAAGTGGCACTGGCGTGCATGAGAAGGTTACTATTCTGTGTTTTTTGAGTGGTGTTCCTATAATACAAGATCAtcagatttttttatttgcaGTTTTTAGTTCGTTACTCTTCTGTTGTCGGTTTGTCATATGCAGGCTGGTAGGATCTCATTATCCAATTGAGCTTATTATGGAAAGGGGCCGGCGATATGAGTCTGACGAGATTCAGGTCGTCACCGTGCCAGAGATGTCTGCTATGAACCCGCATGTTGCATCGGTACGCAGTTTGTGATCCTGAGTTTGCTCGGTTATGTGCGTTGGGATGTTGATGCCATGTCATTTCTGCAAGGCAAGAGATTTCAGAGCAAGATTGTGATTGATGGTGTCCAGCCTAACAAAGGATGGTGGTTCTTGTCCTGTGATGATTGTAATTGTAAGGCGTATGAGGAAGGATCTGTCTATAGGTGTAACAGAGAAAGGTGTTCTTGCAAGAGTGCAAGCCCAAGGTCAGTGTCTGTCGCTTCTTTTCGCATGGTATTTTTGATAAAGTTGGTATCATTTTTGGTGTTGTTTTATAGGTTTTGTCTCC contains the following coding sequences:
- the LOC124648024 gene encoding uncharacterized protein LOC124648024, producing the protein MGCTHKKQDSVLKLSTSYGSQVCINMDIPDIVALRARLVGSHYPIELIMERGRRYESDEIQVVTVPEMSAMNPHVASRFQSKIVIDGVQPNKGWWFLSCDDCNCKAYEEGSVYRCNRERCSCKSASPRFCLPLVASGDEVSVEMVFFGDVARDLVGKPAEVLVAENCSLISNVPAEIASLTGRSYAVDVCVSRYSFRAEDIGFRVLNC